CGCTCATGAAGTGGCACATATCGAGCTCGATCATGTTACTGACAATGCAGCTTTAGACCTAACCGAACTTGACATGGAAATACAGGCTGATGCCCGCAGTGTCGAATTGATAAAAGATGGCATGACTACAATTAATAAAGACACGGCTGAACTTGGAGTACTTGCGGCTCTATGTACTCTACTACTTATGAAATCCGAACTTTCTGGAGGGGGGCATCCTGATAGTGACGACCGTATTGGCGCTTTCATAGAACATATAATTGTTGACAATCATAGCCATCTTTGGGGTATCGCTGTTCTTGCTTACCGCCTTTGGGCAGATCATTATGGGCATGGTATATTCTTTTTTCAAAACCTGGATTCGGCAAAGCTCATATATGACGAAATTCGCAAACAGCTTAAAGAGGAAACGTTAGTTCAATACTGCGAAGTTATTGTACCGGAAGGAACTTATGGCGTTACCTGCTATGATGTGGGAGATAGAAGGCAATTTTATACCAAAATAGATGGCTTTGGTGTTTGGTTTGAAGCAGACCAATTACGAGGGACAGTAAAACCCATAATGAACGACCAGTATATTGATCCGACGAAAATTTCAGATTTTATAACCGCTCTTTCAGGGCTAATTGATAACGGTTCTTCTGGCGATCAAGTGCAGTGATATTGATTTAGTGAGATACAAATAACTATGCTTTCGCTTATACAAATTTTAGCCTCTACTATAACATTGATTTTTATAGATTTTTTGATTTGATGATAACCAGTTCAGAAAATCAGATTATAAAGCCCCAAGATCCAATTTTTAGGAATATGCCTGAATCTGTTGTCATAGAAATTATCCAGGTGAG
This Chitinophaga sancti DNA region includes the following protein-coding sequences:
- a CDS encoding phage exclusion protein Lit family protein; the protein is MKNFFSDPDNLNENPIRVLRGNVYQELSRLSPSFIAVLRKAAAEGKLDPSNIQFSDSEYPATNGPAAGVGMVLLYDGFQMYLWCMCYCFVVYHSEMTVKRQANRDEENDDVMDGVDMEKLKTAMKLMEYAQSLLKGYHPWDISLPNPAYYSDEMHDTITKVNAVYLHAMNFVIAHEVAHIELDHVTDNAALDLTELDMEIQADARSVELIKDGMTTINKDTAELGVLAALCTLLLMKSELSGGGHPDSDDRIGAFIEHIIVDNHSHLWGIAVLAYRLWADHYGHGIFFFQNLDSAKLIYDEIRKQLKEETLVQYCEVIVPEGTYGVTCYDVGDRRQFYTKIDGFGVWFEADQLRGTVKPIMNDQYIDPTKISDFITALSGLIDNGSSGDQVQ